agagcctcgtctgttagtgaaacaggattcgccccagataggtgaggttgacatttgggtttggagaagctatatattgcgctggcaacctgaagggttgcgctacacaccccttgaatctggtattttagtcgcctcttacgacaggcatacctaccgcgggtatattctgacccccttacccgctgggggagtAATCAGGTTCTGTTATTGCATAATTGAAACTTTTAAGAAGTTTGATTTCTAATCTGAAGCCTGGGGCGAGATTTAGTAAATATGAGTTTTTAAAAAATCACACTTACTAAATCTAGGCTTTGTATGAAATTTCAACGTTCAGGGGGAAAAGTAAGCATCATTTATGACTTACTGAGTTTGCTCATAGCTCGGCTACACCAAAACGCAAATTTTTGAgccttttcttactaaaacctaactgcgctatacattttatttctttcaaattaacaacataatgctggaactaagagctttgtcaGCAAACCTACATTCAAAACGTATAGCTAGTGATGGCATAGACTAATCCTAGAAAATTGAAAATATAATAACTAAAAgtagtgtttttgtttgtgcagctTGAATTAAGTCTCCTAATTGctacgtttattaaaattttgcataggaaaccatggaaacatcctgaaATTATATATTTAACAACGACTAAGACACTTTTGTGAATTGTTTGTATCACCAAAgagaataaatataataagagacgtacCTCGTTAATTTGTATGTTTTCGTTATGGTAGTCGTaggtttttttgggcgagatgtgcataatgtcttctatacattttcgtaaGGTATTTGGGTTTATTTTtcccgactgtatttaattaattctctttccaaaaatcacatttgcataaggtgcctacacggcatggataaatgcgagacaattgaaAATGTCCCTCTTGGAAAACATTAGGCttcgatttttttaatttccagcgattTACTCGCccctcgtagcagactggtggctcttattatatttatcctctttagtatcacaatcaaataaaacaaaaattgtgtccttttttctgagattttgtccttttttcgattaattttggtcccaaatgaaaacatggtgtggcagccGTGGGTAGTGcatcgtcttgtaaaacgtttTCAGTTTTCACATATAAAACATTTGTTAGAAAGGGATAAATGCACATTCATATAAAAACATGATGTGTTTTCTGAACTTGTTTGAGTGCTAAAAGCAGACGTGAAAATGCTATATGCAATCTAACAAAATGATCATTTCGCAATCTATTTTACTAGGAAGTATACACAACACATTCTTTATAATAAAATCCCACATTTTTACAAAATTGGCGGCATAGTTGCTTCAAAACATGAAAACCCATGTACATATAATGAAACGCGGGCCATAAGAAAGAATGAAACAAGACAATTGCTGCGACAGTAGCAGCCGATTTCCAGCGCACTCATAAAAGTTAGCGTCGACGTCGCCGTGAATGACCACAAAACATTTTTCGCTATTCTCTGATGAAATTAAGACTTTGAAAACATGTACTCACCCTGATAAGTATCATCGTTATCATCCTCTGACGCCATATTAAgattattctaaaattttaaggaaaatgtTCACAAAAAACtagtaaatttttaataattcagcACAGCGAAATAAAGCACGTCAGAATCCACTCACAAAGCCGCTTTGGCAATATCGTGCTGCCACTGTGTATGAAAAATGCCAGGGTTGTGTTATGAAAAGTACATTAAAGATTGCCATGGTAGATTGCAAGTTGACGTGGTAAATGGAAATATTTATGTGAAGGACAACGGCAAACTGGGGGCAAACCAATCAAGAGTTATCGATCATCTCTAGCTATCGGCAAGAACCTTCTTTTGGCCACGATTTTCAACGTTTACAGGAATTTTCATTGCATAAAAAGAGTTACTCCAGCTTTTGGTAAATAACACTAAAACATTATTCAGAACAAATTAATTGCGAATTATGTCCTATTATACGCGTAAGGAAATCGATGAATTGCACACTGACATCGTAACATTGACCAAGGGGTATGCACATAGTGCCGAGGAGGAGCGAGTTATAAGCACTATTGAGAATTGTTTACACAATGGATACGACCGTCGACGTATCGCGGAAAAGTTGGAAAAATATTTGGATGCGAAACAAAGCTCAAGGTTGGCTGACAAAATACAGGACAAACTCGATGACTATCGACGCAGGGTTAAAAAACGTAATGCTACAGATGATGCGGGAGCAGACGAAAAGCCAAAAAAATCAAGATTTGATAAAGAAGACAGCAAAACGAATAGTGTCTCTACACCATTTTCAGCAGCAGCTGCATCCCCAGCAATTACACCATCCGCTGCAGCCGCAGCAGCTGGTTTGAATTCTACACAAATTAAACTAATGATGGTGAATGCACAACGTGAGATAGAAGAAAGAAAACGTGCCTTGATTAATTTAAAAGCTAAGGATCCTATCCTTGCGTCTGTGCCACAAATTGGATTACCTGTTGCATTAGCTACACAAGCATTAGCAAAAAAACCTGTGCCAGAAGATGCTGAGAAGGCTAAGAAGATAGCAGAATTGCAAGCACAAATACGTGCAAAGTTATCTAATTTGGTACAACCTGCTAATCAAGTACCAGATCGACCAAAACCCTTAATTTTGGACGAAGATGGGCGTACCATTGACAAGAGTGGTCGAACAGTTAGTATACCTACTGTAACACCAACATTAAAAGCTAATATACGAGCTAAAAAACGTGAAGTATTCAACAGAAGTCAAGTGCACACAGAGCGACATGCACAGCAAGAAGATACGGTTAAATTCTTTGACGATCGTATCGCACAGAAACCTATGGTACGCACTAAACGTTCATTACGCTTTCACGAACCAGGAAAGTTTCAACAGTTAGCTGAACGTATGCGTATGAAGGCACAattagaaaaattacaaaatgaaaTTTCACAAATTGCACGCAAGACAGGCATTAGTTCGGCAACAAAATTGGCGCTTATCGCACCTAAACAAGACACACCCGACGATGTGCCAGCTATGGAATGGTGGGATTCTGTAATACTAACACAGGACTTGAACACTTTAGATGCTGCGGGAAAAATTAGTATACGGCAATCGGCAATTACTAATCTAATTGAACATCCAACACAAATGAAGCCGCCAAGTAAGTGATTTCTTTCAATTGCTATGCTTGGTTTATTTTATAGAAGTTTGAAGGATGGACACGGCAAATGTCGACCCTATTGTACATCCACTTCGATTGCATTacgttaccgactgtcttacacccaaaagtACTagatgtgacgttcgatcaggatctacattttggtgagcatgcagccgcaattgtgcctaaaatcttcaaatcttttgccggcagcacttggggtaaagacaaagagatGCTCACTgccacatcaacaacaacaacaacaaagagatGCTCATTTCtcggtcaccaagcctaaaagtTGCTCACTGGAAGAATATACagtcctgccaaaatactgctctcagaaccgctacgggatgtcttcttatgtaccGAGAACACCACCTACATGACGAGGCAATAATACTCCACATTAGGAAGAGAAATCAAATGCTGAGCAACacttttctgttgaatacccagaaacctgggcatcccaacatctgattgaagaggccacacCTCCAAGGTGCTTAAGAAGTactctccgcaagcattatgagaaaatacggcacctgagaacaagTCTGTATGAAGTAAAAACACAAataggtcctcagtgatatccccAAAAAGGCGTCGCACCCCTATGCCAGAAATTACCCAGCAAAACCcagttcttaaagataaatacccagaactcgcagaagaggagaacactctccctagggagacgAGCGTCCCACTAGTTCAACttggatctggatactgtaacaggttaaactcctacctatTCAGAATGAACCCAACATAACACATCTcattaattgcaatgtggaaccaatgctcAACACCCCCTCTctctgggattcaaggggttgtgtagcgcaatatatagcttctccaacctaattttcaacctcaccttcgagcggcgaatcccgtttcactaacagacgaggctctggcgaccccaagctcctcatggaacttggggggtggggagggagggatggcctgaaggtttaatgtggccatataaatcgttcccgagatggtcgggccagcaccttaatggtgctgtgttaccggagcgtatcggacctgtatccgacaaaggaccatcacatcgataacactccccaaagccttcggggagtaacctaatcgctacaacaacaacaacaacaaccccctcTCTCTGGTCCCCCCtgctgaaactgcaagtttccttggattcccgttaaAAGATTtcggagagtgttatcgatgttgatgttcatTTGCGGGATatagttccggtaacaagcaccattgaggtacaagctcgaccatcaCGGAAACTATTTAATGcacacattgaaccttctaggtgaTTTCTCCCTCCACCCCTAGTTACctggaacttggagtcgccagagccttggctgctaaaaaaaacaggattcgctgcgggtaggtgaggttgacagttgcattggagaagctataattcgctggcaaccccttgaagggGTTCCGCTAAACAACCTCTTGAATGATTTGCGTATTTTACTCGTCTCTCACGACAGCCGTTCCTACCGCGGATATACTCTaaagccccttaacccgctggacATGTCAGtcataagaggcaactaaaatttTAGACCTGAAGATTCGAGGGCCAACACCTGCCCATACGATagtatatccggtacgttccataAGCACCAATAAGGTattatcccgaccatctcggaaacgatttagtatatacacctagatccatgaggaaattgggatcgccagggcctcggctgctaaagaaacaggatttgcaatgggtaggtgaggtcgacaattgggttggagaagctataaactgcACTAGCAACATCTTAAAAgttttgcgctacacaacccctttaatcaatttgttattttagtagcctctcacgacaggcatgcctgccgcgggtatattctaagccccttaacccacTGGACATAACTGTCGTGGAGCAACTAAAATCTTCAGACCTGAAGATTCGAAAGCCAGAACCTGTTGATGCCGgaccatttataaaaaaaattattttatataattaggTAATCtgcaaactttttttattttacagaTGAACCCCTCAAACCAGTTTTCTTGCCAGTTTTTCTCACCAAAAAGGAACGCAAGAAGCTACGGCGTCAGAATCGCAGAGAAGCCTGGAAGGAAGAACAGGAAAAGATACGTCTAGGTTTAGTTGGACCACCCGAGCCCAAATTACGTATTTCGAATTTGATGCGTGTATTAGGCACAGAAGCTGTGCAAGACCCAACTAAAATTGAAGCGCATGTACGGGAACAAATGGCTAAGCGTCAAAAGGCACATGAGGATGCCAACAATGCACGCAAATTGACAGCAGAACaaaaaagtgaaaagaaaataCGCAAAATCAAAGAAGACACTTCTTGTGGCGTCAATATCAGTGTATATCGTATACGTGATTTGCAGGATAATGCAAGCAAAAAGTTTAAAGTTGAAACAAATGCCAAACAATTGCATATGACTGGTATAGTTGTATTATTTCGTGATTGTTGCGTTGTCGTGGTGGAAGGTGGTCCCAAACAACAGAAAAAATATCGCCGTCTTATGCAACATCGTATCAAGTGGGAAGAAGATATTGTGAAAGGACCCGATGGTCAGGAAATGCCTAATACCTGTGCACTGGTATGGGAAGGCACTAGTCAACGGCGTAATTTCGGAGAAATTAAATTCAAAGTTTTCACAATGGAGAAAATGGCTCGAGAATTCTTCCAGAAACATCAAGTAGAACATTATTGGGATTTGGCGTATTCAGGTGCTGTATTGGAAGCCTCCACCGActcttaaaaatgttttatacttAAGTTTTGAATATACGAGTTGAGGACCaaatcacgttgtttaaaattcgACCAAATTATTTAGTTAGTTGCCTACAAAATAACttatattaaataacaaaaagattttaaatataaaaccagtTTATTAAACTTACTAATAAAATGTTTATTAACTCTCCTGTCCCTCAACATCATCTGATGCAGCAATTGCTTCTTCAAATAATTCTCTTGTAACTTTCTCCGTTTCTACTAGTTGTTGGACCTTTTTATATAATACATAACGTACTGTATCCAATATGCGCTCATTGATTGTTAATGTGTGCTCAGTGAGTAATTTAAGCGTATCTGCCTTTAAATAACCCTTTTGAAAACATTCAGTTATCTGGTCGACTGCAGCCAAACTTGCTGTGACAACTATACCATGTTCTTCGTCACTTTCAGGATCATTTATTGTTGACACCAATTGTTCAATTAAAGCTAAAACAATGCTAGAatgattaattttatatatacgaTGCATTATAATCAGGAACCGATACAAAACTTATCTTAAAACTTtatataccaatttcacacacaAACTTAATGGAATCAGAATTTACTTTAATGAAATAACTATTTTTCCATTTGACACAGGGCCACTTGCTTCATTAACGAACATCTGTTAGCAGCCCTAAAAATGTATtatgctttttaaaaaaaatagtttaaatggATAAGAGCCGTTTCCTTTCAAAAATgtgcctatttaaaaaaaaaaaaagtaatattaTCTTTAGCTGGAAAAATTAATATTTGGattttttggtgtttttctaTTTAATCATGGTAACtatagacacattcagtctatgtgaggttatTATTGACCGGCCGATTCAAACTTACCTaactgggcaaagcaacatcaaacattcaGAAGTGTTTcacttagaaacaagtttttctttgcGGTAGTCGCCAGTCGACAGTGATTTGCCAATGCCCTGAATATCTTTTTAGTGAAACTTCATATGCCTAGcaaatgccgctcggagtcggcgtgTAGGTCGTtgcaggaaaaactaaaagggatcatgacgcgaattggaagaggcCTGAATCTTGGAGgtaaattgcgcaaagtatttttttattttccataaatGTTACGGTCCCTGATTCGAATTTCTAACGCATTAACATCCTTTTACATACCATTTGGGTTGACAAATTCTACATCTTTGTATTTGCAAATTGTTGAAGCAGTAATTAGATCATAAGTAGCAATACCAGCATCTACCAAAGCTGCTCCACAGCAATTAATTGCTGTACTCAGCGCACAACCATCATCATCCAACACAATTACTTTAATTTCTAATTGAAAATAAGGAAATTCATGTCGACAAATAACAGGTTCCAGAGCTTTTTTTAAAGCCAGTGCCATAGATGTTTCTTTTCTTGGTATACATGCTGGATCCGTAACAGCGAATGGCGCGTATTTTAATGTACACATCACTACACCTAGCGTACCACTTAAAATAACGGACAGTAGTTATAATTATTAATTGAATTAAAGTTTAAACAATCATTTGGAATATACTTACATTTTCTTTGTTTGCTTACTCAACTCCCGTGGTGGTTCAATCGATACCATTACTTTGGTATTGCCGTACTCCATATAAGCGGAACCTTTTACAGTTGCTAGCGCTCCCACTTTTAGAACTATAATAAAATTCATGAAGAAAACAAGGTAttcatttttacaattaaaaatatatatacatattggtCTTTCTTCCAACTTCAACTCCGGCTTATCAAGTTTGGCAAATAATACATCGGGATTTTCACTTTTGATATATAAAGAATATGGCACTGACTGTTCAGGGTACATAAATCTTCGACTCTGAGATGGTGGCGGCATGCTGTCTTATGGGTATAACCAAGTTTATTAGGGAAaaggcaaatataaacaaatttgatttgaaaaggtGAGCCGAATGCGGAAAATTGTTGATGGCACTATTGAATGTATATCGATTCGTTAATATCGATAGTGTGGTTTG
The Eurosta solidaginis isolate ZX-2024a chromosome 5, ASM4086904v1, whole genome shotgun sequence DNA segment above includes these coding regions:
- the Mtr3 gene encoding exosome complex component MTR3, translating into MPPPSQSRRFMYPEQSVPYSLYIKSENPDVLFAKLDKPELKLEERPIFLKVGALATVKGSAYMEYGNTKVMVSIEPPRELSKQTKKIGTLGVVMCTLKYAPFAVTDPACIPRKETSMALALKKALEPVICRHEFPYFQLEIKVIVLDDDGCALSTAINCCGAALVDAGIATYDLITASTICKYKDVEFVNPNALIEQLVSTINDPESDEEHGIVVTASLAAVDQITECFQKGYLKADTLKLLTEHTLTINERILDTVRYVLYKKVQQLVETEKVTRELFEEAIAASDDVEGQES
- the Prp3 gene encoding U4/U6 small nuclear ribonucleoprotein Prp3 — encoded protein: MSYYTRKEIDELHTDIVTLTKGYAHSAEEERVISTIENCLHNGYDRRRIAEKLEKYLDAKQSSRLADKIQDKLDDYRRRVKKRNATDDAGADEKPKKSRFDKEDSKTNSVSTPFSAAAASPAITPSAAAAAAGLNSTQIKLMMVNAQREIEERKRALINLKAKDPILASVPQIGLPVALATQALAKKPVPEDAEKAKKIAELQAQIRAKLSNLVQPANQVPDRPKPLILDEDGRTIDKSGRTVSIPTVTPTLKANIRAKKREVFNRSQVHTERHAQQEDTVKFFDDRIAQKPMVRTKRSLRFHEPGKFQQLAERMRMKAQLEKLQNEISQIARKTGISSATKLALIAPKQDTPDDVPAMEWWDSVILTQDLNTLDAAGKISIRQSAITNLIEHPTQMKPPNEPLKPVFLPVFLTKKERKKLRRQNRREAWKEEQEKIRLGLVGPPEPKLRISNLMRVLGTEAVQDPTKIEAHVREQMAKRQKAHEDANNARKLTAEQKSEKKIRKIKEDTSCGVNISVYRIRDLQDNASKKFKVETNAKQLHMTGIVVLFRDCCVVVVEGGPKQQKKYRRLMQHRIKWEEDIVKGPDGQEMPNTCALVWEGTSQRRNFGEIKFKVFTMEKMAREFFQKHQVEHYWDLAYSGAVLEASTDS